A single Panthera tigris isolate Pti1 chromosome A3, P.tigris_Pti1_mat1.1, whole genome shotgun sequence DNA region contains:
- the EIF2S2 gene encoding eukaryotic translation initiation factor 2 subunit 2 isoform X1, with protein sequence MSGDEMIFDPTMSKKKKKKKKPFMLDEEGDAQTEETQPSETKEVEPEPTEDRDVEADEEDSRKKDASDDLDDLNFFNQKKKKKKTKKIFDIDEAEEGVKDLKIESDIQEAAEPEDDLDIMLGNKKKKKKNVKFPDEDEILEKDEALEDEDSKKDDGISFSNQTGPAWAGSERDYTYEELLNRVFNIMREKNPDMVAGEKRKFVMKPPQVVRVGTKKTSFVNFTDICKLLHRQPKHLLAFLLAELGTSGSIDGNNQLVIKGRFQQKQIENVLRRYIKEYVTCHTCRSPDTILQKDTRLYFLQCETCHSRCSVASIKTGFQAVTGKRAQLRAKAN encoded by the exons ATGTCCGGGGATGAG ATGATTTTTGATCCTACTatgagcaagaagaaaaagaagaagaagaagccttTTATGTTAGATGAGGAAGGGGATGCCCAGACAGAAGAAACCCAGCCCTCAGAAACAAAAGAAGTAGAACCAGAGCCCACTGAGGACAGAGATGTAGAAGCCGATGAAGAGGACAGTAGGAAAAAAG ATGCTTCTGATGATTTAGATGACTTGAACTTCtttaatcagaagaaaaagaagaaaaaaacaaaaaagatatttgatattGATGAAGCTGAAGAAGGTGTAAAG GATCTTAAGATTGAAAGTGATATCCAAGAAGCAGCTGAACCAGAGGATGACCTTGACATTAtgcttggcaataaaaagaagaaaaagaagaatgttaaGTTCCCAGATGAGGATGAAATACTAGAGAAAGATGAAG CTTTAGAAGATGAAGACAGCAAAAAAGATGATGGTATCTCCTTCAGTAACCAGACAGGCCCTGCTTGGGCAGGCTCAGAAAGAGACTACACATATGAGGAG CTATTGAATCGAGTGTTCAACATCATGAGGGAAAAGAATCCAGATATGGTtgctggagagaaaaggaaatttgtcATGAAACCTCCACAGGTTGTCCGAGTAGGAACAAAGAAAACCTCTTTTGTCAACTTTACAGATATCTGTAAACT attacaTCGTCAGCCCAAACATCTCCTTGCATTTTTATTGGCTGAATTGGGTACAAG TGGTTCTATAGATGGTAATAATCAACTTGTAATCAAAGGAAGATTCCAACAGAAACAGATAGAAAATGTTTTGAGAAGATATATCA AGGAATACGTTACCTGTCACACGTGCCGATCACCGGACACAATCCTGCAAAAGGACACCCGACTCTATTTCTTACAGTGCGAAACTTGTCATTCTCGATGCTCTGTTGCCAGCATCAAGACCGGCTTTCAGGCTGTCACAGGCAAGCGAGCACAGCTCCGTGCCAAAGCTAACTAA
- the EIF2S2 gene encoding eukaryotic translation initiation factor 2 subunit 2 isoform X2, with protein MIFDPTMSKKKKKKKKPFMLDEEGDAQTEETQPSETKEVEPEPTEDRDVEADEEDSRKKDASDDLDDLNFFNQKKKKKKTKKIFDIDEAEEGVKDLKIESDIQEAAEPEDDLDIMLGNKKKKKKNVKFPDEDEILEKDEALEDEDSKKDDGISFSNQTGPAWAGSERDYTYEELLNRVFNIMREKNPDMVAGEKRKFVMKPPQVVRVGTKKTSFVNFTDICKLLHRQPKHLLAFLLAELGTSGSIDGNNQLVIKGRFQQKQIENVLRRYIKEYVTCHTCRSPDTILQKDTRLYFLQCETCHSRCSVASIKTGFQAVTGKRAQLRAKAN; from the exons ATGATTTTTGATCCTACTatgagcaagaagaaaaagaagaagaagaagccttTTATGTTAGATGAGGAAGGGGATGCCCAGACAGAAGAAACCCAGCCCTCAGAAACAAAAGAAGTAGAACCAGAGCCCACTGAGGACAGAGATGTAGAAGCCGATGAAGAGGACAGTAGGAAAAAAG ATGCTTCTGATGATTTAGATGACTTGAACTTCtttaatcagaagaaaaagaagaaaaaaacaaaaaagatatttgatattGATGAAGCTGAAGAAGGTGTAAAG GATCTTAAGATTGAAAGTGATATCCAAGAAGCAGCTGAACCAGAGGATGACCTTGACATTAtgcttggcaataaaaagaagaaaaagaagaatgttaaGTTCCCAGATGAGGATGAAATACTAGAGAAAGATGAAG CTTTAGAAGATGAAGACAGCAAAAAAGATGATGGTATCTCCTTCAGTAACCAGACAGGCCCTGCTTGGGCAGGCTCAGAAAGAGACTACACATATGAGGAG CTATTGAATCGAGTGTTCAACATCATGAGGGAAAAGAATCCAGATATGGTtgctggagagaaaaggaaatttgtcATGAAACCTCCACAGGTTGTCCGAGTAGGAACAAAGAAAACCTCTTTTGTCAACTTTACAGATATCTGTAAACT attacaTCGTCAGCCCAAACATCTCCTTGCATTTTTATTGGCTGAATTGGGTACAAG TGGTTCTATAGATGGTAATAATCAACTTGTAATCAAAGGAAGATTCCAACAGAAACAGATAGAAAATGTTTTGAGAAGATATATCA AGGAATACGTTACCTGTCACACGTGCCGATCACCGGACACAATCCTGCAAAAGGACACCCGACTCTATTTCTTACAGTGCGAAACTTGTCATTCTCGATGCTCTGTTGCCAGCATCAAGACCGGCTTTCAGGCTGTCACAGGCAAGCGAGCACAGCTCCGTGCCAAAGCTAACTAA